The DNA region ATTTATAAACATGCTTAAAGGTGATCATTTAGATAATAGTTCAATAATGTATTTTAAAACTGATGAACTGGAAATAGAAAGCTATGAGGATATAACTACAGACATAGATGGGGAGAAAGGTCCAGATTTTCCACTTAAAATTACCTGTATAAAGCATGGACTAAAAATTTTAGGTATAGAAGAATAAATAGAGTTTTTTACTAATATTAATAAGTAATAATAAGTTTGAGGAGAAGATAAATGATGGTTTATATATATCTAATTCTATTATTGCTTGTTTTATTATCTGTTTTATTTGGAATAGGACTATGCTTAAAAGGTCCAAAAAAAATACGAGCTCTTAGCAGCATTGTTTTAATTTTTTTATTGCTAAGATATATATCACTTTTTATTATGTATATAAATAATAATCTCAGTTATATGTATATTATGAAGTCTGTTTATTTTCTACATTTTGTGTGTATACCAATAAGTGGTGCTATAATACTATATATTTTACTTAGAAGAGATAGGATAAATTTTTTACATATTACTTTGGGAGCTTTAGCATTTATAATTATCTATTTTTTTATGTTCTCAAAGGTTACAGTGTATATATCAATGATAAATGATAGTTCACTTGGCTATAGCATGAATTTACAACATAATTTTTGGTATATAGATATAATTTATCTTGTTATAAATATGTTTTTTTTAATGTTGGCAATTAATGCTATAAGTAATTCAAATATAAATAAGATGGGTATAATATTGGTAGTTTGCTCTGCTCTTTGTACTACAGTGGCCATTATATTACCTTATATTGGTATTGAAATTATGCCTCAGTATATATGGGGAGAATTTATGTGGATATCAACTTTAAATTATTGCCTGCACAAGGTAAAGAAAAGATAGCTTTAAAAGGGGAAGCAAAAGAAAAGGGAGATAGGTTTTATGACTTTATTAAATAAAGATCAAGTAAACATTCTTGTTGTAGATGATGAGGAGAGTATAACCCTATTTATAAAAATGGGGCTGGAAGCTGAAGGCTTTATTGTACATACTGCATCTGATGGGATTGAGGCAATTTCGTTAGCGAGAAAATTAAATCCCAATGTAATAATATTAGATGTTATGATGCCGGGTATGAATGGCTATGAGGTATGCTCTGAAATAAAGAAAATTATAAAAACATCCATTATCATGCTTACTGCTAAGGATGAAATAGATGATCGAGTTAAAGGGTTAAATTTAGGGGCAGATGATTATATGGTAAAGCCCTTTAGTTTCAAGGAATTATTAGCAAGAATTAACGTTAGGCTTCGTAATAGATTTCCGGAGCTAAATGATGTGTTACATATAGGTGATTTTTCAGTGGATAATGGTGCTCATGAAATTTCTTTCCATAATAAAATTTTGAAATTATCTCCAACAGAATATAATTTACTTAATTATTTATTAGTTAATAATGGATTAGTATTGAGTAAAGCAGCAATACTTGAAAAAGTTTGGAGTAATGATTTCAATGGTGAAGAAAATATAGTAGAAGTGTATATTAGATACCTAAGAGATAAGCTTGAGGATAAGGAACATAAAATTATTCGCAATGTACGTGGTGTAGGTTATAAGGTGGTAATATAGATGAAAAGGCCCAAAAATATACTAAAGACTAATAGCTTAAAATGGCAGCTATTATCTCGTTTTTTTCTAATATTAATATTGTTATTAATTATAATTGGAATTTTGCAATATGTAACCATGAAAGAATATTTATATGGAGGTAAAGAGCAGGTTTTAGACTCCAGATTTCATAATCTCGATGAACACAAAGTACAGCAAATTCAAACATCAGTAGATGTTATAAAAAATTCAAATAACCTTATGGATAAAACAATTGATTCAAATATGAGTGGTGCAATTATAGATATAAATGGAAATATTGTAGTAGGTGCTAGTAAAGGACCAAGCAACATAGATACTAATGATATAAGTAAATCTAAAGACTTAGATAGATTCCAACAAACTGTTCCTATTCCAAAGTTATCACAGGATGATTATAAATGGCTATTTAAGCAAAGTGGAACCCTAGAAGGGTATAGATTAGTTAAAGATGAAAATAATAATTTACAAATAGTATCCTTTCGTAAAATTGGAAATCTAGATTTCCCCTCAGGTTTGATACAATTAAGCATTTCGGCTAAACCTGTTGAGGATATACTTTATCGACAATTTTACATTTACATAGCAGTTTCAATTTTAACATTAATTGTAGGCGGAATATTTGGTATAACAGTATTTAAATATACATTAAAACCACTTTATAATATGACTAATATTGTAGAGAATATCAGTGTTGGAGAATTAAATACTCGTTTACCGGTGGATAATAAACAATTGGAAATTGATAAATTAGCAAGTGCTTTTAATACTATGCTTGGGAAAATAGAAACGTCCTTTGAAAAAGAACAATACATTAAAGAAAAGATGAGACAGTTTATTTCCGATGCTTCCCATGAATTAAGAACTCCACTTACATCCATTCATGGCTTTGTAGAAGTTTTATTAAGAGGAGCGGCAAAAAATGAGAAACAATTGGATTTAGCATTGAATAGTATTTTAATAGAAAGCGAAAGGCTTAATAAATTGGTTAATGATTTATTATTGTTGACTAGATTAGACCAACATGCTCCTGTAAAAATGGATAAAGAAAATATTAGTGATATTATAAATGAAATATATCCTCAGCTAAAAATACTTTCAAAAGAAAGAAAAATAGAATTACAGTTAAAGGACAATGTATTAGCTCATGCTAATAGAGATCAGATAAAGCAAGTTATTTATAATCTGATGCAAAATGCAGTAAGGCATACGGATGAGGAGAAGGGCATTATAAGTATTATTACAGATTGTGAAAAGGATTTTGTTATTCTAAAGGTTAAAGATAATGGAACGGGAATATCTAAAGAGAATATTGCTAAAATATTTGATAGATTTTTTCGTAATGAGTCCCATAGATCACGTAAATACGGCGGATATGGTTTAGGACTTTCCATAGTTAAATCTATAATAGATGATCATTATGGAAAAATTCAAGTCAACAGTAAATTAGGAGTAGGAACTACCTTTTCTATATATTTAAAGAGGGTGTCCCAAAAGTAAAAATTAATGAATGATTTCCTAAATAACATTCATAATTATATACAAAAAAAATAAAAACACTATGAAAATCAATTAAAATTATATGGATTTCATAGTGTTTTTTATAATTATGAAAGTTTAGCTATGAATGAATCTTACTTAGTGGGAGTTTGTATTCCCACTAAGTTTAGATGAATTATCTAGGAACGTGTGGCTGTTATCTCCATCTTTAGGAGGTGGAGTGTTACAGCTACTAGTTATCGGATAAATTTTCATAACAAATATATTTTGAGATAAATTCTATGCTTTAGCTTGATTTAACGCATTTTCTACTGCTGTGATAATTCCTTTACTACTATAGGTAGCACCTGAAACTGCATCTACTTGAGGAGATTGAGCCGAAATTATTTCATCTTTTATTGAGCTGTAAGCCATTCTATAATATTGATCATTTTCTGATACTGTTTGTATATTAACAATTTTACCATTTTTTATCGCAACTGAAATTTTAGTTTCACCGTTAAAGCCATTACCTGTTCCGGTATATGTTCCGTCTTTATATTTACGTTGAGCAGCTGCACTGCTTGCACTAGGTGTTGCGCTGCTTACACCAGGTGTTGTATTGCTTGCAGCAGATGTATTACTATTTAGTGTTGAATTATTATTTTCAGCTGATTTAGTAGTACTACTATCTGAAGAAGAATTATTGCTTGCTGGTACGTTAGTATTATTAGTATTACTTGCTACTGCTTTACTAAGTGCATCCTGTACTGAAGAAATAATCCCATGGCTGCTATATGTAGCACCTGAAACAGCATCTACTTCAGTAGATTGGGCTGAAATTATTTCGTTTGGTATTGAGCTGTAGGCTCTATCATAATAGTCTGGCGTATCTTCATCTGATATTGTTTCAACACTAGCAATTTTACCATTTTTTACTGTAACTGAAATTTTAGTTGTACCACCGCTAAAGCCAGTACCGGTACCAGTATAAGTTCCATCATTATATTTTGTTTGTGGCATAGTGCTGCTTGTATTAGCTGATACAGTAACTGGAAAATTACGACTTATCACTTTACCAGCCACATTATTAGCGGAATATATTCCTACAAAAGCAACTATGGCAACTGAACTAGCTAATGCTGGATTAATGTTTTCATCACAAATGGTGGCTTTAGTATTACTTCTAGGACATTTTTCTACACATTTTAAACAATTTATGCATTCTCCGCCCCTTACATTTTGAAGTTTATATAACTCTATTCCCATTGAACAATTGTTAGTACATACTCTACACTTACCACATTTATCAGAAGGTTTATTTATTTTAAATATACTAATCCTAGATATTATTGAAAATACAGCTCCTAAAGGACATAGATATCTACAGAAAAATCTTTCGATAAATACAGCTCCCAAGGCTATTAATATCAATATAATAAAGCCTAGTGGATAATTTAAGATAACTTGCGGTAAATTAGTTATTTGTGCAAAGGCATCCCAGGGACTAAAAGTTTGGAAGGCTTTGCTGCCAATTGTCCACATGAAAATTACTATAAACAATAAAACTACATATTTTAAATATTTTAATACAGCATCTACATCTTTATCAATTTTAAATTTGGTTTTAAATATTTTCCTTGATATAATATATATAAAATCATTAAAAGTTCCAAAGGCACAAAACCAACCGCAGAAAAATCTGCTCAATACTATGGTTAAAATGAAAAGTGTTAACATTGACACCAAATTAGGAAATAACTGAAGAAGATTAAATTTTCCATTAATGATCGCAGAATATATTTGACCTAGTTGACTGAAAGCTAAAGCAAAAAGACCGGGGAGTAAAAATAAAAATGCAATTTGAACAAAAATTCTAAATATTTGTATTTTAGGTATTTTTTTCATAACATCAATTCTCCTATTTCTATTTATTAAAATATACTATGAATATAACTATATAACACCTATATTAATAAACACTTAGAGTTTACTTAAAATTTGCTGAGAAATGAGTAACTATATTGTTAATATTATTTTAAGTGATTTTCATAATCCTCTTATATTTTTTTCTTTTTTAATTTGATTTTAATCTTTCTTAAAGATAATAAAGGTGAACATAAACTGGATTACTTGCTGAACTTAAGTTGATATTTTGATGATATATAGGTTGCAATTAGAATATTACATATATATAATCAATTTATGATTGTTAATCACTTTATCATGTAGATAATTTAACGAAAGAACTAGGGCTGATACATATGGAAAAGAATGAATTGATAGAAAGATGTAGGAACCGAGATAAAAGTGCTTTTCAAGAACTTTTGTCTAAGTATAATTTATATATTTATAAATATATATTAAAAATTAGCAAGGATAGTTTTTTGGCAGAAGGTTTAAAAAAACAAGAGGTATTAATAATATAAAATAAATGGTCTAAAATTATTATTTTAGACCATTTATTCTACACTTGAATTATAAAATCAACTATATTTTTCGCAATATTGGGATCACTATAATTTTTTTGACATTCTTTAATTTTTATTAATTCAGAAGCATCATGGGAAAGTAAGTTATCAATGGTGGTTTTTAGCTTTCTCACATTGGTGCAGACTGCTCCTATATTATATTTTTTAATATACTGGGGATTTCTTTCCTCTTGGCCGGGTAAAGCTCCAGTTATGATCATAGGTAAATTACAGGCAATAGCTTCCATCATTACATTTGGGCTACCTCTGGTGAAGGCTACATCAGAGTCTACCATAAGTTCTTCAATATTATCTACGAAACCATAAATATGAACTTTATCAGCATATTTTTCAAGTAAAGATTTTTCAAGTCTCTTTTTCAATAGTGAATTACGGCCTGTAACTATATTTAAATTGCAATTAAAGTTACTAAGGAGAATATGTGAAATCTTATTCATATTACCAACACCATCGCCTCCGCTAAGCAATAGGAAAGTTAAAGGCTTATTATAGGTGCCATATTGGTTTATAATATCGGGGCTGTTATAAAATTTTGAGCGTACAGGAAAACCTAAAACTTTAATCTTTGTTTCTGGAACTCCAAATTGTATGCATTTTTCCATGGCTTCAATGGTTGGACTAATTATATAATCAGCTCTTTTATCTGCCCAAAGTGGATAAATACTCACTAGATCAGCAATAAAAGTGATAAAAGGAATTTTTATTTTGTTTTTCTCCATAATATTTATTATAGAGCCATTGAAATTAGGATGTAGTGATAATATTAAATCTGGTTTTACGCTTTTAAATAATTCCATGAATTTATCAGTTATGGTCAATTCAATTATTTCATTTATTATAGATGGTTTAATTGATGATAAATCCCAGATTAATTGCCATAAACCTTTGGCAGTTCTTGTAATTGTACCATAGGATTTACCAATTTTAAGGAGAGAATCACCACCTAAGGAAAAGCCATCTATTACAGTTACTTTTACATTAGAATGCAGAGCGAATTGTTCGCATAGAGCCTCTGATATACTTTTGTGACCATTGCCTGTATAATTGGAAGAAATAATTAATATGTTTTTAGTCATGTTTTCACCTCTGTAATTAAATAATAGTTTAGGCACATTCAAATAAATAAATAGTCAGTATGCTAGCATCTTTAACTCACTATTTATTTTCATATGCCGTATTGCTCTTTAGTATTTTGTTTAAAATACATATTAATTATTACACGAATAATTAATGAATTTTGTTAAATGCCTATAAATAAATTTTATATTAATAAGCTCATATTTAATGTTAACAATAAGTAAAAAATTTATCAATGTAAAAATATAACTTTAGAAAATCAAACAGGTACAGTAATATATAATTTGGGGAGTGATTTTTTATATATGAATAGAAATAATATTAGAACAATATATACTGTGTTTATCTTTGTAGCCTTAGCAGCATTTGACAATATTATAATAGGTTTATTTCCACCTCTGTTTTCTTCAATAGCCAAGGATTTAAACATAACTATATCTTCATTAGGAGTTGTATCTGCTATAAATATAATTGTTACAGCTATGTCATCTATATTATGGGGATATGCAGCAGGAAAGTACAATAGGAAAAGGCTTATTATGTTTGGTACCATTATTTGGTCTATAGCCGTTTTCTTTACTTCTAGGAGTAATAATTATTTAGAACTTATAGTATCACAATTTTTTACAGGAATTGGTCTTGGCTGTATAGCGTCTATTGGTTTTAGTGTGCTTACAGACTTTATACCCTATAAATATCGAGGAATGCTTCTCAGTCTTTGGGGAATGTCTCAGGGTTTTGGGGGTATAATGGGATCTCTAATGGCGTCACTTATTGCTACATCAAGTAACTGGAGAGAGCCTTTTCAGATTGTAGGTATAATAGGATTTTTCTTAACTGTTTTATATGTTTTTATAAGAGAACCAGTTTTAGGTGGAGCGGAGCCTGAACTTAAAAAGCTTATAAGAGAGGGAAATAGCTATAATCACACTATACAATTAAATGAAGTTAAAGGAATAATATGTAAAAAGACTAACCTATTGTTGTTGCTTCAAGGTATTTTTATGAATATTACTACTGGGAGTCTTATATGGCTTCCAACTCTATATATTTCAAAAATACAAAATCAAGGTTATGATAATAAAACGGCTATTATAGCTGCTGGATATCTGTATGCAATATTGCAATTAGGTGGTTTGACGTCCTCTGCTTTTGGATATTTAGGAGATTTATTGCAGAGAAAAAGTTATAAAGGAAGGG from Clostridium pasteurianum BC1 includes:
- a CDS encoding response regulator transcription factor yields the protein MTLLNKDQVNILVVDDEESITLFIKMGLEAEGFIVHTASDGIEAISLARKLNPNVIILDVMMPGMNGYEVCSEIKKIIKTSIIMLTAKDEIDDRVKGLNLGADDYMVKPFSFKELLARINVRLRNRFPELNDVLHIGDFSVDNGAHEISFHNKILKLSPTEYNLLNYLLVNNGLVLSKAAILEKVWSNDFNGEENIVEVYIRYLRDKLEDKEHKIIRNVRGVGYKVVI
- a CDS encoding sensor histidine kinase; this encodes MKRPKNILKTNSLKWQLLSRFFLILILLLIIIGILQYVTMKEYLYGGKEQVLDSRFHNLDEHKVQQIQTSVDVIKNSNNLMDKTIDSNMSGAIIDINGNIVVGASKGPSNIDTNDISKSKDLDRFQQTVPIPKLSQDDYKWLFKQSGTLEGYRLVKDENNNLQIVSFRKIGNLDFPSGLIQLSISAKPVEDILYRQFYIYIAVSILTLIVGGIFGITVFKYTLKPLYNMTNIVENISVGELNTRLPVDNKQLEIDKLASAFNTMLGKIETSFEKEQYIKEKMRQFISDASHELRTPLTSIHGFVEVLLRGAAKNEKQLDLALNSILIESERLNKLVNDLLLLTRLDQHAPVKMDKENISDIINEIYPQLKILSKERKIELQLKDNVLAHANRDQIKQVIYNLMQNAVRHTDEEKGIISIITDCEKDFVILKVKDNGTGISKENIAKIFDRFFRNESHRSRKYGGYGLGLSIVKSIIDDHYGKIQVNSKLGVGTTFSIYLKRVSQK
- a CDS encoding FMN-binding protein — its product is MKKIPKIQIFRIFVQIAFLFLLPGLFALAFSQLGQIYSAIINGKFNLLQLFPNLVSMLTLFILTIVLSRFFCGWFCAFGTFNDFIYIISRKIFKTKFKIDKDVDAVLKYLKYVVLLFIVIFMWTIGSKAFQTFSPWDAFAQITNLPQVILNYPLGFIILILIALGAVFIERFFCRYLCPLGAVFSIISRISIFKINKPSDKCGKCRVCTNNCSMGIELYKLQNVRGGECINCLKCVEKCPRSNTKATICDENINPALASSVAIVAFVGIYSANNVAGKVISRNFPVTVSANTSSTMPQTKYNDGTYTGTGTGFSGGTTKISVTVKNGKIASVETISDEDTPDYYDRAYSSIPNEIISAQSTEVDAVSGATYSSHGIISSVQDALSKAVASNTNNTNVPASNNSSSDSSTTKSAENNNSTLNSNTSAASNTTPGVSSATPSASSAAAQRKYKDGTYTGTGNGFNGETKISVAIKNGKIVNIQTVSENDQYYRMAYSSIKDEIISAQSPQVDAVSGATYSSKGIITAVENALNQAKA
- a CDS encoding MGDG synthase family glycosyltransferase, which encodes MTKNILIISSNYTGNGHKSISEALCEQFALHSNVKVTVIDGFSLGGDSLLKIGKSYGTITRTAKGLWQLIWDLSSIKPSIINEIIELTITDKFMELFKSVKPDLILSLHPNFNGSIINIMEKNKIKIPFITFIADLVSIYPLWADKRADYIISPTIEAMEKCIQFGVPETKIKVLGFPVRSKFYNSPDIINQYGTYNKPLTFLLLSGGDGVGNMNKISHILLSNFNCNLNIVTGRNSLLKKRLEKSLLEKYADKVHIYGFVDNIEELMVDSDVAFTRGSPNVMMEAIACNLPMIITGALPGQEERNPQYIKKYNIGAVCTNVRKLKTTIDNLLSHDASELIKIKECQKNYSDPNIAKNIVDFIIQV
- a CDS encoding MFS transporter — protein: MNRNNIRTIYTVFIFVALAAFDNIIIGLFPPLFSSIAKDLNITISSLGVVSAINIIVTAMSSILWGYAAGKYNRKRLIMFGTIIWSIAVFFTSRSNNYLELIVSQFFTGIGLGCIASIGFSVLTDFIPYKYRGMLLSLWGMSQGFGGIMGSLMASLIATSSNWREPFQIVGIIGFFLTVLYVFIREPVLGGAEPELKKLIREGNSYNHTIQLNEVKGIICKKTNLLLLLQGIFMNITTGSLIWLPTLYISKIQNQGYDNKTAIIAAGYLYAILQLGGLTSSAFGYLGDLLQRKSYKGRALMTSFFVFITMPLYVIMFIMPMNKLLIDTSSTYSILISLLREIVINPWMLGIFILSFLASATQSSNTPNWLALITEVNLPEHRGAAFSISNIANSLGRTVGNVGIGYLLAFISIYKREPSNYIITMVIFQMFLVPAAICYLQIAKTNVRDIKDVKKTLYRRAKVN